One Oscillatoria salina IIICB1 genomic window carries:
- a CDS encoding SDR family NAD(P)-dependent oxidoreductase has translation MKVALITGGTRGIGLAIARRLAQNNYNLVLGYRSNHDAAEKAKQELEKLHIQVVTVAGDIKQPETVDNLFQVIENDFHNQLTSLVCLAGYLINGKIPGEFTFAQYDEAQELYPKSFLRCMEKALACMQDGEGRVVVISSRGVHNPGKFYGMLAPAKGAMEVLAKHYALAVAPRGITVNIVAPGYIRTEEWEQAFKAFPYLEEMPPNVTPMGRWGEPDDVAALVSFLCSQEAGFLTGQHIYIDGGVGLSLFWNIHRFQTSPQESE, from the coding sequence ATGAAAGTTGCACTGATAACTGGGGGAACGCGGGGAATTGGTTTGGCGATCGCGCGACGACTAGCGCAAAATAATTATAACCTGGTTCTCGGCTACCGTTCTAACCACGATGCCGCCGAGAAAGCCAAACAAGAGTTAGAAAAGTTGCATATTCAAGTAGTTACCGTCGCAGGTGATATCAAACAACCGGAAACTGTCGATAATCTTTTTCAAGTTATCGAAAACGATTTCCACAATCAATTAACTAGCTTAGTTTGCTTGGCTGGCTATCTCATCAATGGTAAAATTCCCGGAGAATTTACCTTTGCACAATACGACGAAGCCCAAGAACTTTATCCAAAATCCTTTCTTCGTTGCATGGAAAAAGCCTTAGCTTGTATGCAAGATGGTGAAGGGAGAGTAGTAGTAATTTCTTCTCGTGGAGTCCATAACCCAGGTAAATTTTATGGGATGTTAGCCCCAGCTAAAGGTGCAATGGAAGTGTTAGCAAAACATTATGCTTTAGCCGTTGCCCCACGAGGAATTACAGTTAATATTGTTGCACCTGGTTATATTAGAACTGAAGAATGGGAACAAGCATTTAAAGCCTTTCCTTACCTCGAAGAAATGCCCCCAAATGTGACTCCAATGGGAAGATGGGGAGAACCAGATGATGTCGCCGCTTTAGTGAGTTTTTTGTGTTCGCAAGAAGCGGGTTTTCTCACAGGTCAACATATTTACATTGATGGTGGTGTGGGGCTATCTTTATTTTGGAATATTCATCGTTTTCAAACTTCTCCGCAAGAGTCAGAATAG
- a CDS encoding nuclear transport factor 2 family protein — MKSDTLAVANRAFEQLKHGLATGEWDSFLDLLTDDFTLWFPAGRFHGLNQGKDKAREFFHYASESFREGLEVILDRVTSNETTVVFEVRSQGKLRGEAYKNRIAISLDVRGDKICAYREYFGSDGKSY, encoded by the coding sequence ATGAAATCTGACACGCTAGCGGTAGCTAATCGCGCCTTTGAACAGTTAAAACATGGATTAGCAACAGGAGAGTGGGACTCATTTCTCGATCTGCTTACTGATGATTTTACCTTATGGTTTCCCGCAGGTCGCTTTCACGGATTAAATCAAGGAAAAGACAAAGCGAGAGAATTTTTTCACTATGCTTCGGAAAGTTTCCGCGAAGGACTTGAGGTTATTTTAGATCGAGTTACCAGTAACGAAACTACAGTAGTTTTTGAGGTACGTTCCCAAGGAAAATTACGGGGAGAAGCTTACAAAAATCGGATTGCTATTTCCTTAGATGTTCGCGGTGACAAAATTTGTGCTTATCGCGAGTATTTTGGTAGTGACGGCAAATCTTATTAA